One Xiphophorus hellerii strain 12219 chromosome 1, Xiphophorus_hellerii-4.1, whole genome shotgun sequence DNA segment encodes these proteins:
- the dazap2 gene encoding DAZ-associated protein 2: MNNKGSYPQQSVYPQQSTAPVYPPAMQMSPQAPPYTDTPPAYSEIYQPRYVLPPQVPGQVPQMSSPYAGHQVYMPMQPHMQVGPVGQNVPMAYYPMGAVYPHGSTVMVDSGFDAGARFTAGSSVSIPPPPPGHPPNAAQLAAMQGANVVMAQRKNNFFLGGSSGGYTIW, from the exons GTTCATATCCACAGCAGTCTGTGTACCCTCAGCAGAGTACTGCACCTGTATACCCTCCTGCTATGCAAATGTCTCCTCAGGCACCTCCCTACACAGACACACCACCTGCATATTCTGAG ATATACCAGCCCAGATATGTGCTTCCACCTCAGGTGCCTGGTCAGGTGCCGCAGATGTCCTCTCCCTACGCTGGCCATCAGGTGTACATGCCCATGCAGCCACACATGCAAGTGGGTCCGGTGGGCCAGAATGTCCCCATGGCTTACTACCCCATGGGAGCCGTTTACCCCCATGGATCAACCGTGATGGTGGACAGCGGCTTTGACGCCGGCGCTCGCTTCACAGCCGGCAGCAGCGTCTCCATCCCC CCCCCACCGCCTGGACACCCCCCTAATGCTGCTCAGCTGGCCGCCATGCAGGGCGCCAATGTTGTCATGGCGCAGCGCAAGAATAACTTCTTCCTGGGTGGATCCAGTGGAGGGTATACCATCTGGTAA